In the Kwoniella mangroviensis CBS 8507 chromosome 3, whole genome shotgun sequence genome, one interval contains:
- a CDS encoding fructose-bisphosphate aldolase 1 has protein sequence MSAKGALSIVPAGVLSGDDTRKLFTYARDNKNVTSSSTVNATLEAAKAINSPIIIQISQGGAAFFAGKGLPNGNQEASIAGAVAAAHFVRAIAPAYGIPVVLHTDHCAKKLLPWFDGMLDADEAYFKEHGVPLFSSHMLDLSEESKEDNIKDCVFYFKRMAKMNQWLEMEIGITGGEEDGVDNSSVDNNSLYTQPEDIWDVYSALAAISPNFSIAAGFGNVHGVYKPGNVVLRPELLGKHQAYAAEQLKGEKGDKPLYLVFHGGSGSTKEEIKTAVVNGVVKMNVDTDIQFAYLSGVRDFVLKKADYLKTQVGNPEGAEKPNKKQYDPRVWVREGEKTMVDRVKEACVDLGNENRA, from the exons ATGTCTGCCAAAGGTGCTCTCTCTATCGTCCCC GCCGGTGTTCTATCCGGTGATGACACCCGAAAACTCTTCACGTACGCTCGAGATAACAAA AATGtaacctcctcatcaaccgTTAATGCCACCctcgaagctgccaaagctaTCAACTCccctatcatcatccagatctcCCAAGGTGGTGCTGCCTTCTTTGCCGGTAAAGGTCTTCCCAACGGTAATCAAGAAGCTTCTATCGCTGGTGCGGTAGCTGCTGCCCACTTCGTTCGAGCAATCGCCCCTGCTTACGGCAT CCCTGTTGTCCTCCACACCGACCACTGTGCCAAGAAACTCCTCCCTTGGTTCGATGGTATGCTCGACGCCGATGAGGCTTACTTCAAGGAACACGGTGTCCCTCTTTTCTC TTCTCACATGTTAGACTTGTCCGAGGAATCCAAAGAAGACAACATCAAGGACTGTGTCTTCTACTTCAAGCGAATGGCCAAGATGAACC AATGGCTCGAAATGGAAATTGGTATCACTGgtggtgaggaggatggtgtCGACAACAGTTCAGTTGACAACAACTCCCTTTACACTCAACCCGAAGACATCTGGGATGTCTACTCCGCCCTCGCCGCCATCTCCCCCAACTTCTCCATCGCTGCCGGTTTCGGTAACGTGCACGGTGTCTACAAGCCCGGAAACGTTGTTCTCCGACCAGAACTCCTCGGTAAGCACCAAGCTTACGCCGCTGAGCAACTCAAGGGTGAGAAGGGCGACAAGCCTTT ATACCTCGTCTTCCACGGTGGTTCCGGATCTACCAAGGAGGAAATCAAGACTGCCGTCGTTAACGGTGTTGTCAAGATGAACGTTGATACCGATATTCAATTCGCTTACTTGTCAGGTGTCAGAGATTTCGTTCTCAAGAAGGCCGACTACCTCAAGACCCAAGTTGGTAACCCTGAAGGAGCCGAAAAACCAAACAAGAAGCAATACGACCCTCGAGTCTGGGTtagagaaggtgagaagacCATGGTCGATCGAGTCAAGGAGGCTTGTGTCGATCTCGGAAACGAGAACAGAGCTTGA